In a single window of the Clostridia bacterium genome:
- a CDS encoding serine protease: MRQEPEWEDRPDSAGEQFTPEEELAPDGAGRYHLWLRLAAFITVLGFTAMVALPVWQAFKARVPPGELVVDSLRLKEQIDRELLAAVARIQVTTSEFEPAGAAGQRSGTGFNVSGDGVVITNYHVVEDARSITITFPGGENYKARSWVSAPEYDLAVIKLEKTGLPAVSLNPGILPQPGDTLMVIGNPLGLNQLVVEGTLRDYVMVKDMSAALLCIDAPIFPGNSGSPVFNGEGQVVAVVFASLRQDEEGKQKYYGLAVPIKEVLRLLENSR, from the coding sequence ATGCGGCAGGAGCCGGAGTGGGAAGATAGACCGGATAGTGCCGGTGAACAGTTTACGCCGGAGGAAGAACTTGCACCGGATGGAGCTGGCAGATACCATCTATGGCTACGTTTGGCAGCCTTCATCACCGTGCTTGGCTTTACCGCCATGGTGGCGCTGCCGGTCTGGCAAGCATTTAAAGCCCGGGTTCCACCGGGAGAGCTCGTCGTGGATTCCTTGCGGTTGAAAGAGCAAATTGACCGGGAGCTGCTGGCTGCCGTGGCCAGGATACAAGTGACAACCAGTGAGTTTGAACCCGCTGGTGCTGCAGGGCAAAGATCAGGTACGGGCTTTAACGTCAGCGGCGATGGCGTCGTTATTACCAATTATCACGTTGTGGAGGATGCCCGCAGCATTACCATAACTTTTCCCGGCGGGGAAAACTATAAAGCAAGAAGTTGGGTGAGCGCCCCTGAGTATGACCTGGCCGTCATTAAGCTGGAAAAGACCGGCCTGCCGGCGGTCTCACTAAACCCGGGTATTCTGCCTCAACCTGGAGATACTTTAATGGTAATCGGAAACCCCCTGGGTTTGAATCAACTGGTGGTCGAAGGTACGTTGAGAGATTATGTCATGGTAAAGGATATGTCGGCAGCCTTGCTTTGCATTGATGCTCCCATTTTCCCCGGCAACAGCGGCAGCCCGGTGTTTAACGGTGAGGGGCAAGTGGTGGCGGTAGTCTTTGCCAGCCTGAGGCAGGATGAAGAGGGTAAGCAGAAATACTACGGGCTGGCAGTTCCCATCAAAGAAGTGCTTCGATTACTGGAGAATAGCCGGTAG
- the fdnG gene encoding formate dehydrogenase-N subunit alpha: MKLNRREFLKLSGAAGAGLMLAELGFDVTPVKASAGQFKLDGAREFKSVCTFCSCGCGMICHERNGKLINLEGDPDHIINEGSLCSKGASMSVLPNSDQRVTTPLYRAPGSDRWEEITWEEAIEKIAQKIINIRNNHWISEETIGGQTYKVNRTDALAFVGGAQNNNEECYLFTKMARLLGSPYVEHQARLUHSPTVPSLGASFGRGAMTNHWLDLKNAKVFLIEGSNCAENHPMSMKWIMRAKEKGAKIIHVDPRFTRTSKVADIFAQIRPGTDIAFLGAIINYVLENKLYDEQYVVEHTNALFLIRDDFSFHEGLFSGYDGAAFKYDTSSWGYAMDAEGKPVKADSLDDPRCVFSKLKEFFKRYDLKTASSICGIPEETIQLIAETYANNRPGTILYALGMTQHTVGVQNIRCFAILQLLLGNMGKPGGGVNALRGEPNVQGATDMAVLFHILPGYLSMPNHDDLNLDIWTSKYGTFRRTFMVNLLKGWFGEHATPENDFGFNLLMKKNGTANYSIYRIFESALEGKIKMLYVMGQNPAVSNPNLHLVHEALGKLDTLVVADLFITETAAFWERPGADPSTIDTEVIFLPAKSFLEKEGSLTNSGRMVQWRYTTLDTLGQTRSDLEIIDMIFCRIRELVAGSTDEKDQPILKANWNYVRDKHMAEQVLKEINGYHVATGQPVNGIGELKADGSTSSGNWIYAGVFANNVNLAKRDDGKNDPGGLGIYPNFRWTWPGNIHILYNRASCDKDGRPYDPAQKLVWWDPILGRWTGFDNPDVPNAAHGPDTPNGLRAFRMTGEGVGRLFAAPYKDPQPDTVLPRDASTVLADGPLPEFYEPIESPTENILHPAVPNNPCLKYPRVASLQPIGHAQEYPYVLCTATVSEHWCGGALTRNVPWLNELVKETYVEIPVTLAAKLNIKNGDSVKVWSARGEVLAKAMVTNRIHTLIINGKEVETIWMPYNWGYKGLSQAASTNLVTIDAGDPNTWIQESKVCMVNMVKV; this comes from the coding sequence TTGAAGCTCAACCGCCGGGAGTTTTTGAAACTTTCAGGCGCCGCGGGAGCGGGGTTGATGCTGGCGGAGTTGGGATTTGACGTGACTCCCGTTAAGGCATCAGCTGGCCAGTTCAAGTTGGACGGGGCCAGGGAGTTTAAATCCGTCTGCACTTTTTGTTCCTGCGGCTGCGGCATGATCTGCCATGAACGAAACGGCAAGCTGATCAATTTGGAAGGAGATCCCGATCACATTATTAATGAAGGTTCCTTGTGCAGCAAGGGTGCCTCCATGTCGGTCCTGCCCAACTCAGACCAGCGGGTGACCACGCCTCTCTACCGGGCGCCGGGCAGTGATCGCTGGGAAGAAATCACTTGGGAAGAGGCAATCGAAAAAATTGCTCAGAAAATTATCAATATTCGCAATAACCACTGGATTAGCGAGGAAACCATCGGAGGCCAGACGTACAAGGTCAACCGCACCGATGCCCTGGCTTTCGTGGGGGGTGCCCAGAATAACAATGAGGAATGCTACTTGTTCACCAAAATGGCCCGTCTCTTGGGCAGCCCTTATGTAGAACACCAGGCTCGTCTCTGACACAGTCCCACGGTTCCCAGTTTGGGAGCTTCCTTTGGTCGCGGTGCCATGACGAACCACTGGCTTGATTTGAAAAATGCTAAGGTGTTCTTAATTGAGGGCAGTAACTGTGCCGAAAACCATCCCATGTCCATGAAATGGATCATGCGGGCCAAGGAAAAGGGAGCCAAGATTATTCATGTGGATCCCCGTTTCACCAGGACTTCTAAAGTGGCGGACATCTTCGCCCAGATTCGCCCCGGCACTGATATTGCCTTCTTAGGGGCAATTATCAATTATGTGTTGGAAAACAAGCTTTATGATGAACAGTATGTTGTGGAGCATACGAATGCCTTGTTCCTCATCCGGGATGATTTTTCTTTTCATGAGGGATTGTTCTCCGGTTATGATGGGGCGGCATTCAAGTACGATACCTCTTCGTGGGGTTACGCTATGGATGCAGAGGGCAAACCCGTGAAGGCGGACAGCCTGGATGATCCCAGATGCGTCTTTAGCAAGTTAAAAGAATTTTTCAAACGTTATGATTTAAAAACAGCCTCATCCATTTGCGGTATTCCCGAAGAGACCATTCAATTAATTGCCGAGACTTATGCCAATAACCGGCCGGGCACCATCTTATACGCCTTGGGCATGACCCAGCACACCGTGGGTGTGCAGAATATCAGGTGTTTTGCCATTCTACAGTTGCTCCTGGGCAATATGGGGAAACCAGGCGGCGGGGTCAATGCCTTAAGGGGAGAGCCCAATGTGCAAGGGGCCACCGATATGGCGGTGCTCTTCCACATCCTGCCCGGTTACTTGAGCATGCCTAATCATGATGATCTGAATTTGGATATCTGGACTTCTAAATACGGCACTTTCCGCCGGACCTTTATGGTCAACCTGTTAAAAGGCTGGTTCGGCGAGCATGCCACACCGGAAAACGATTTCGGCTTCAACTTGCTGATGAAGAAAAACGGTACCGCCAACTACTCCATTTACCGCATTTTTGAGTCGGCATTAGAAGGCAAGATTAAAATGCTGTACGTCATGGGGCAGAACCCGGCGGTCAGTAACCCCAACTTGCATCTCGTGCACGAGGCCTTGGGCAAGTTGGATACGCTGGTGGTAGCGGACTTGTTCATTACGGAAACGGCCGCCTTCTGGGAAAGGCCCGGCGCGGATCCGTCCACCATTGACACGGAAGTCATCTTTTTACCGGCCAAGTCTTTCCTCGAAAAAGAAGGTTCCCTGACCAATTCCGGCCGGATGGTGCAGTGGCGCTATACCACCCTGGATACCCTGGGTCAGACCAGATCCGACTTGGAAATCATTGATATGATTTTCTGCCGGATCCGGGAACTGGTAGCCGGCTCCACCGATGAGAAAGATCAGCCGATTTTAAAGGCGAACTGGAATTACGTCAGGGATAAACACATGGCGGAACAAGTGTTGAAAGAAATCAACGGCTATCACGTGGCTACCGGTCAACCGGTGAACGGCATCGGTGAACTCAAAGCGGACGGTTCTACTTCCTCCGGGAACTGGATTTATGCGGGAGTGTTTGCCAACAATGTCAATTTGGCCAAGCGGGACGACGGGAAAAATGATCCGGGCGGTTTAGGCATTTATCCCAACTTCCGCTGGACCTGGCCCGGCAACATTCACATCCTGTACAACCGGGCTTCCTGCGATAAGGACGGGCGTCCCTATGATCCGGCCCAGAAACTGGTGTGGTGGGATCCCATCCTAGGCCGCTGGACCGGGTTTGACAATCCGGACGTGCCCAACGCTGCCCATGGGCCGGATACCCCCAACGGGCTGCGAGCTTTCCGGATGACCGGGGAAGGAGTGGGACGGCTCTTTGCAGCTCCTTACAAAGACCCGCAGCCGGATACCGTTTTGCCGCGGGATGCTTCCACCGTGCTGGCTGACGGGCCGCTACCGGAGTTTTATGAGCCCATAGAAAGCCCGACGGAAAACATCCTGCACCCGGCGGTACCTAACAATCCATGCTTGAAGTACCCGCGGGTGGCCAGCCTGCAGCCCATCGGCCATGCCCAGGAGTATCCTTACGTGCTGTGTACCGCCACCGTGTCCGAGCACTGGTGCGGTGGAGCTCTTACCAGGAACGTGCCGTGGTTGAATGAACTGGTCAAGGAGACTTACGTGGAAATCCCCGTGACCCTGGCTGCCAAGCTCAATATCAAGAACGGAGACAGCGTCAAGGTTTGGTCAGCCCGGGGAGAGGTACTGGCGAAAGCCATGGTAACCAACCGGATTCATACCTTGATCATTAACGGCAAAGAAGTGGAAACCATTTGGATGCCGTATAACTGGGGCTATAAAGGTTTAAGCCAAGCCGCCAGTACCAACTTAGTGACCATCGATGCCGGTGACCCGAATACATGGATTCAAGAAAGCAAGGTTTGCATGGTCAACATGGTTAAGGTTTAG
- a CDS encoding DUF2200 domain-containing protein: MSNDRIYKMSFAKVYPLYVAKAEKKGRTKAEVDEIIRWLTGYSQEKLEAQLEKQVDFETFFAEAPQLNPARSLIEGVVCGVRVEDITEPLMREIRYLDKLIDELAKGKAMDKILRKQ; the protein is encoded by the coding sequence ATGAGTAACGATCGGATCTACAAAATGAGTTTCGCTAAGGTTTATCCTCTTTACGTGGCCAAGGCGGAGAAAAAGGGGAGAACCAAAGCGGAAGTGGACGAAATCATCCGCTGGTTGACCGGGTACAGCCAGGAAAAACTGGAAGCCCAGCTGGAAAAACAGGTGGATTTTGAGACCTTCTTTGCGGAAGCTCCCCAATTGAACCCGGCGCGGAGCTTGATTGAAGGCGTGGTCTGCGGCGTTCGGGTAGAAGACATCACGGAGCCGTTGATGCGGGAAATCCGCTACTTGGACAAGCTGATTGATGAGTTGGCTAAAGGTAAAGCTATGGACAAGATATTGCGGAAACAGTGA
- a CDS encoding 4Fe-4S dicluster domain-containing protein encodes MEIALLQDVSKCTGCRACMVACKQWKGLPADPTPFTGAYQSHPDLSAKTYTLIRMTEQVDNGILRWHFVKFQCMHCAEAACVKACPQKALYHADNGIVAFDRDRCVGCGYCVNNCPFGVPHLDKAAHKSTKCNFCEDRIAKGMPPACAKTCPPGALQFGPRDKMVAVAEARVRQLQETFPRAQTYGINELGVGGTHMIYVLQDAPEVYGLPANPRVPVSLYIWKDVVQPLGKLAMGGALGVAAISYLYQRYQLGAQRLEAGETGVDEKQKGVGA; translated from the coding sequence ATGGAAATAGCCCTATTACAAGATGTTTCCAAGTGTACCGGGTGTCGCGCCTGCATGGTCGCCTGTAAACAATGGAAAGGACTTCCGGCAGATCCGACTCCCTTTACCGGTGCATACCAATCACATCCGGATCTCAGTGCGAAAACCTATACCTTGATCCGGATGACGGAACAGGTGGATAACGGTATCCTACGCTGGCATTTCGTCAAATTCCAGTGCATGCACTGCGCGGAAGCCGCCTGTGTCAAGGCGTGTCCCCAGAAGGCTCTCTACCATGCCGATAACGGTATCGTAGCCTTCGACCGGGATCGTTGTGTCGGCTGCGGCTATTGTGTCAACAACTGTCCCTTTGGCGTGCCCCATTTAGATAAGGCAGCCCACAAGAGCACGAAATGCAATTTCTGCGAAGACCGGATTGCCAAGGGAATGCCCCCCGCTTGCGCCAAAACGTGCCCCCCCGGCGCCCTGCAATTCGGTCCCAGGGACAAAATGGTGGCCGTAGCGGAAGCGAGGGTGCGGCAGCTGCAAGAAACTTTCCCCCGGGCCCAAACCTACGGCATTAATGAGCTGGGCGTGGGCGGCACCCACATGATCTATGTGCTGCAGGATGCGCCGGAAGTTTACGGGCTGCCGGCCAACCCCAGGGTGCCGGTGTCCCTGTACATCTGGAAAGATGTGGTCCAGCCGTTAGGCAAGCTGGCCATGGGAGGGGCTCTGGGCGTAGCCGCCATCAGCTACCTGTACCAGCGGTACCAGCTGGGCGCCCAGCGGCTTGAGGCCGGAGAAACCGGGGTCGATGAGAAGCAGAAAGGGGTGGGTGCCTGA
- a CDS encoding aminotransferase class V-fold PLP-dependent enzyme: MIYLDNAATSFPKPQVVKAGVLEWLETGSGSPGRGNHGAALQADRTVMEIRKQLARFFGLRDEWRLVFTYSATDALNLAIQGFVEPGDHVIISGMEHNSVLRPLRHLEKEGIITLTIVPCDEAGYIKLPELLQALNSNTRLVVISHASNVTGTIQPVAEIGRQVREHGAYLLVDAAQTAGVVPVDMEAMHADMIACAGHKGLFGLPGTGLLVIGPRVENIRPLRQGGTGYNSESEFQPANWPEAFEAGTFNMPGIISLGKGLQFIEEQGLNQIARREQELLEMLWDGLTRIPNIRLYGPKPGEPRVAVLSFNIPGWEAEDVAAILQHNYGIQVRAGLHCAPLAHRTMGTHPAGTVRVSPGYFTEPQEIEQLIQAVRNISFTQVNWMLA, translated from the coding sequence TTGATTTATCTTGACAACGCAGCAACTTCTTTTCCGAAGCCTCAGGTGGTGAAAGCCGGCGTCCTGGAGTGGTTGGAAACCGGCTCCGGGTCACCGGGCCGCGGTAACCATGGAGCAGCTTTGCAAGCAGACCGGACGGTGATGGAAATACGCAAACAATTGGCGCGGTTTTTCGGCTTAAGGGACGAGTGGCGCCTGGTCTTCACCTACAGTGCCACGGATGCCCTGAACCTGGCAATTCAAGGCTTTGTCGAACCGGGAGATCATGTGATCATTTCAGGTATGGAGCACAACTCCGTTTTGCGTCCCTTACGCCATTTGGAAAAGGAGGGCATCATCACCCTCACCATCGTTCCCTGCGATGAAGCGGGATATATTAAGCTGCCTGAATTGCTGCAGGCTTTAAACAGCAACACCAGGCTGGTGGTGATCAGCCATGCTTCCAATGTGACCGGGACTATACAACCGGTGGCGGAAATCGGGCGCCAGGTGCGGGAGCACGGTGCTTATTTGCTGGTGGATGCCGCCCAAACGGCGGGGGTTGTACCGGTGGACATGGAGGCCATGCATGCGGACATGATTGCTTGTGCCGGGCACAAGGGACTGTTCGGATTGCCGGGGACCGGCCTGCTCGTGATTGGGCCCCGGGTGGAAAACATTCGGCCTTTGCGGCAGGGAGGCACCGGCTATAATTCGGAATCCGAATTCCAACCGGCCAACTGGCCGGAGGCCTTCGAGGCAGGCACTTTCAACATGCCCGGCATTATCTCCTTGGGTAAAGGCCTGCAGTTTATCGAGGAGCAGGGGCTGAACCAGATTGCCCGGCGGGAGCAGGAACTCTTGGAAATGCTGTGGGATGGGCTAACGCGCATTCCGAACATCCGCTTGTACGGTCCTAAACCCGGCGAACCCCGGGTGGCGGTGCTGTCTTTTAACATCCCGGGATGGGAAGCGGAGGATGTAGCCGCTATCCTGCAGCACAATTACGGGATCCAGGTGCGGGCAGGACTGCACTGTGCGCCCCTGGCCCACCGGACCATGGGGACCCATCCCGCCGGAACCGTCCGGGTGAGCCCCGGGTATTTTACGGAACCGCAGGAGATTGAACAACTCATCCAGGCCGTAAGGAATATCAGCTTCACGCAAGTGAACTGGATGTTAGCTTAA
- a CDS encoding DUF2442 domain-containing protein: MYLSVVDVKPLEDYKLLLTFENGEKRVFDVKPYLNKGIFKELQDEKVFRTVRVSFDSIEWCNQADLDPEVLYEKSVAYQ, encoded by the coding sequence GTGTATTTATCTGTAGTGGATGTTAAGCCTCTAGAGGACTATAAACTTTTGTTGACTTTTGAAAACGGAGAGAAAAGAGTATTCGATGTGAAGCCCTACTTAAACAAAGGTATTTTTAAAGAATTACAGGATGAGAAGGTATTCAGAACTGTGCGGGTGAGTTTTGATAGCATAGAATGGTGCAATCAGGCTGATCTTGATCCAGAGGTTCTATACGAAAAAAGTGTAGCTTATCAATAA
- a CDS encoding DUF4160 domain-containing protein: MPTISMFYGIIIRMYCAPEEHNPPHFHAYYGEFKAIIDINTCELIQGYLPRKQLRLVLAWAELRQEELLANWKLAMNGELPFKIEPLR, encoded by the coding sequence ATGCCGACCATTAGCATGTTTTATGGAATCATAATCAGGATGTATTGTGCCCCAGAGGAACATAATCCACCGCACTTTCATGCATATTACGGTGAATTTAAAGCAATCATTGACATAAACACTTGTGAATTAATTCAGGGGTACCTGCCTAGAAAACAGCTTAGGTTAGTTCTAGCTTGGGCAGAATTAAGGCAGGAAGAATTATTGGCCAACTGGAAATTGGCAATGAATGGAGAATTGCCGTTTAAGATTGAGCCTTTAAGATAG
- a CDS encoding universal stress protein produces MGNMKTRMDEKILVCISYGPNGERLIRRGGRLAAMLDCPLYLLTVDPLPIDQFDAEKTDYINQWKKLAKELQAEEYIIIDNEKRPFVKVVGEVCRQKGITQIVIGQTAHSRWEEITKGSLINQLLRELPFVDIHICAVARYLEDGDDFYEKGIRAYLVQEGDRYRLTFHHTKDVVFEGIFFKETGTDFNNGIFRFMHGKEMLQVQVIDDYVTELKNIHMVGPGSKTEIWEQE; encoded by the coding sequence ATGGGAAACATGAAAACCCGGATGGACGAGAAAATACTGGTATGCATCTCTTATGGTCCCAACGGGGAGCGGCTCATTCGCAGGGGCGGGAGATTGGCAGCGATGCTCGACTGCCCTTTATACTTGTTGACGGTGGATCCCCTGCCGATCGATCAATTTGATGCGGAGAAAACAGATTATATTAACCAGTGGAAAAAACTCGCCAAGGAACTCCAGGCGGAGGAATATATAATAATTGATAATGAAAAAAGACCTTTTGTCAAGGTCGTCGGGGAAGTATGCCGCCAAAAAGGCATCACGCAAATCGTCATCGGGCAGACGGCCCACAGCCGCTGGGAGGAGATTACGAAGGGATCCCTCATCAACCAGCTGCTGCGGGAACTCCCTTTTGTCGACATCCACATTTGTGCGGTAGCCAGGTACTTGGAAGACGGCGATGACTTCTACGAAAAAGGTATCCGGGCCTACCTAGTGCAGGAAGGAGACCGTTATCGTTTAACCTTCCACCATACCAAGGATGTGGTGTTCGAAGGCATTTTCTTTAAGGAAACCGGCACCGATTTCAATAACGGCATTTTCCGGTTCATGCACGGCAAGGAAATGCTGCAGGTCCAGGTGATCGACGATTATGTGACGGAATTAAAGAACATTCACATGGTCGGCCCCGGCTCTAAGACAGAAATCTGGGAACAGGAATGA
- a CDS encoding formate dehydrogenase accessory protein FdhE: MKELRDAIEAWVALHPHLKEIGRLQQLVLWVWDQHAPAGDLKEPVVNWHEVKRELQRGKPAITVAAWHEVMVRQAAVLLQQMTAAFAAADLPGELRRQAQRLQALFEDQPELPGRLIQDALADQGPGLAELERAGVSPGVAVFFLWSVLPRLLQPLIQQVESWQQSGQWERAYCPVCGQLPAMAHLVRTGKGRERELVCGRCQTRWHYKRMGCPYCESDDYGALKILEPHGAPDWRIDTCDHCRGYLKTYTGEGNEAVALADWSTLHFDVIGQNRGFQRFGFQRYQI, translated from the coding sequence ATGAAAGAACTGCGTGACGCTATCGAGGCATGGGTGGCTTTGCATCCACATCTGAAAGAAATCGGCCGGTTACAGCAGTTGGTGTTGTGGGTCTGGGATCAACATGCACCGGCAGGGGACTTGAAGGAGCCGGTAGTGAATTGGCATGAAGTGAAGCGGGAACTGCAAAGAGGAAAACCGGCCATCACGGTGGCGGCCTGGCACGAGGTCATGGTCCGGCAGGCCGCGGTACTGCTGCAGCAAATGACGGCGGCCTTTGCTGCAGCGGATTTGCCAGGGGAATTGCGCCGGCAAGCCCAGCGCCTGCAGGCGTTGTTTGAGGACCAACCGGAATTACCCGGCCGTCTCATCCAAGATGCTTTGGCGGATCAGGGGCCTGGCCTGGCTGAGCTGGAGCGGGCCGGAGTAAGTCCCGGCGTAGCCGTATTTTTCCTGTGGAGTGTGCTGCCGCGCCTCTTGCAGCCGCTGATCCAGCAAGTGGAAAGCTGGCAGCAGAGCGGCCAATGGGAAAGGGCCTATTGTCCCGTTTGCGGGCAGCTGCCGGCCATGGCCCACCTGGTGAGAACGGGTAAAGGCCGGGAACGGGAACTGGTTTGCGGTCGCTGCCAGACCCGGTGGCACTATAAACGGATGGGCTGCCCTTATTGTGAAAGCGATGATTACGGGGCCCTTAAAATCCTTGAACCCCATGGGGCCCCCGATTGGCGGATTGACACCTGCGACCACTGCCGGGGCTACCTCAAAACCTATACCGGTGAAGGTAACGAGGCAGTGGCGCTGGCGGACTGGTCCACGCTGCATTTTGATGTAATCGGGCAAAACCGTGGGTTTCAGCGGTTCGGTTTTCAGCGGTATCAAATTTAA
- a CDS encoding formate dehydrogenase subunit gamma: MKDKVYRFSKTARFVHWLYACSYLILLFTGLLLFTDWFDFLAPVFGGFRGAQIVHRVVAIIFILPAVIFILFDFKNFRGWLKESFTWTKDDFRALPLLVKNILGMKADIPPQGFINAGEKLNSLMVMVFTVVIIVSGFIKWFPGHFDISLVRWASAVHSGAVALMTPIAIVHMYLGLLSPNSKASLSGMLYGWVDATYAKEHHEKWYNEVMSIKK; encoded by the coding sequence ATGAAAGATAAGGTTTATCGTTTTTCCAAGACGGCCAGGTTTGTCCATTGGCTTTACGCGTGCTCCTATCTTATTCTGCTCTTCACCGGGCTGCTGTTGTTTACCGACTGGTTCGACTTTCTTGCTCCGGTGTTCGGCGGTTTTAGAGGCGCCCAAATAGTGCACCGGGTGGTGGCCATTATCTTCATCTTGCCGGCCGTAATCTTCATACTGTTTGACTTCAAGAATTTCAGGGGCTGGCTGAAGGAGAGTTTCACCTGGACCAAGGACGATTTCCGAGCCCTGCCCCTGTTGGTCAAGAACATCCTGGGCATGAAGGCGGACATCCCGCCCCAAGGATTTATTAACGCCGGGGAGAAGCTGAACTCTTTGATGGTCATGGTCTTTACGGTGGTGATTATTGTTTCCGGGTTCATCAAATGGTTCCCGGGGCATTTCGACATTAGCTTGGTGCGCTGGGCTTCAGCGGTGCACAGCGGTGCCGTGGCTTTAATGACTCCTATCGCCATCGTGCACATGTACCTGGGTTTGCTGAGCCCCAATTCAAAAGCCTCCCTGTCCGGCATGCTCTACGGCTGGGTGGACGCCACCTATGCCAAGGAGCACCATGAAAAATGGTACAACGAAGTCATGTCTATTAAGAAGTAG